The following proteins come from a genomic window of Trifolium pratense cultivar HEN17-A07 linkage group LG4, ARS_RC_1.1, whole genome shotgun sequence:
- the LOC123922490 gene encoding uncharacterized protein LOC123922490, translating to MAGKRELVLGICAPGIVEVPPDKPPSRPVAYEIDTSDHFYTEMATPDRDELIRWAREIALKLKFAIVIGKSDNGSDKRKQYFRLDCERGGRYVSTNKKLKSDQTGTRKCGCPFRLCGYCHADKTWHLTVVNGKHNHELDKAVEGHLIVGRLKPKERQCMEEM from the coding sequence ATGGCGGGCAAACGAGAGCTTGTGCTAGGTATCTGTGCCCCGGGAATTGTTGAGGTTCCGCCTGATAAACCTCCATCTAGACCTGTTGCATATGAGATTGATACATCGGATCATTTTTACACTGAAATGGCAACCCCTGACCGAGATGAGTTGATTAGATGGGCTCGGGAGATTGCCTTAAAGCTAAAGTTTGCAATTGTAATTGGCAAATCCGACAACGGCAGCGATAAGAGGAAGCAATATTTCAGGTTGGATTGCGAGCGGGGAGGCCGGTACGTGTCAACAAATAAGAAGCTAAAATCTGATCAAACCGGCACGAGGAAATGCGGCTGTCCATTTCGACTCTGTGGTTATTGTCATGCCGATAAAACATGGCATTTGACCGTTGTAAACGGAAAACATAACCACGAGTTGGACAAGGCAGTTGAAGGCCATCTCATTGTCGGTCGTCTCAAACCGAAAGAAAGGCAATGTATGGAGGAAATGTAA
- the LOC123922988 gene encoding protein FAR1-RELATED SEQUENCE 7-like, whose amino-acid sequence MSTLKDRDPNNMTTAKQLYNLSHRLKLKMRASMTKMQHLSKRLVETGYFFKHRTVVADGSEHVQDIFFAHPKSISLFNSFPIVLLMDSTYKTNKYKMPLFEIVGFTSTGRSFNVAFAWLTNEREDNFTWALEQCVSLLRNEDVRPKVIVTDRDLALMNAVSEVFPTSAAMVCRFHVKKNVSSKMKEIVKIKNGENEKQTDVWDQITDAFNDVLESPTEKEYADNVMVFRELCARWPKFLRYVEETVLDTDKERVVNAWVDQHMHMGNHTTNRAESCHGVLKGYLKDGNGDLVKGWEAINKMLISQFTECHLSTNAHITP is encoded by the coding sequence ATGTCCACATTGAAAGATAGGGATCCAAACAACATGACAACGGCAAAGCAACTCTACAATTTAAGTCATcgattaaaacttaaaatgagGGCATCAATGACTAAAATGCAACACCTCTCCAAAAGACTTGTCGAGaccgggtattttttcaaacatagAACGGTTGTTGCAGACGGATCCGAACATGTTCAAGACATTTTCTTTGCACATCCTAAATCTATAAGTTTGTTCAATTCTTTTCCTATTGTGCTTTTGATGGATTCGacatacaaaacaaacaaatacaaaatgcCGTTATTTGAGATTGTCGGATTCACATCAACTGGGAGATCTTTCAATGTTGCATTTGCTTGGCTTACCAATGAAAGAGAAGACAACTTCACTTGGGCTCTAGAGCAGTGTGTCAGTCTCTTAAGGAATGAGGATGTTAGACCGAAGGTGATTGTCACCGATAGGGATTTGGCTCTGATGAATGCAGTTTCCGAGGTATTTCCAACATCGGCTGCAATGGTTTGTCGTTTCCATGTAAAAAAGAACGTGAGCTCTAAGATGAAGGAAATTGTGAAAATCAAGAATGGAGAGAATGAGAAGCAGACTGATGTGTGGGATCAAATCACCGATGCTTTTAATGATGTGTTGGAGTCGCCAACGGAAAAAGAATATGCTGACAATGTTATGGTGTTTAGGGAGCTTTGTGCGAGATGGCCAAAGTTTTTGCGTTATGTTGAAGAGACTGTCCTAGACACTGATAAAGAAAGGGTTGTCAATGCTTGGGTAGACCAACATATGCACATGGGGAATCACACCACGAATAGAGCTGAATCATGTCATGGTGTGTTGAAAGGTTACTTGAAGGACGGTAACGGTGACTTGGTGAAAGGATGGGAAGCGATAAATAAGATGTTGATAAGTCAGTTCACCGAATGCCATCTTTCAACAAATGCCCATATAACCCCATAG
- the LOC123922989 gene encoding uncharacterized protein LOC123922989 yields the protein MEENVGRGRHGKPSNANASARRELAANRSAKRGRSKQQGPIPARGAHDAEAGGSRTRTRSRLGQAQNAAEDDDFDADQFINQDAEYGEPEEPQPDEPQIEEPQQPPRRRPQQRPRQPRRDAANEGYGGGPSDMSLLTQYGNHRAVPIWNAEPDDHEVLKRTLRCQASGKKVINIVKPPRSERWFWDPIEASGLEPLTRVNFSVLDYGVIWAFVERWHSVN from the exons ATGGAAGAAAATGTTGGGAGAGGTAGACATGGCAAGCCAAGCAATGCAAATGCTTCCGCTCGTAGAGAGCTTGCTGCAAATCGCTCTGCCAAACGAGGTCGTAGTAAGCAACAAGGACCAATTCCGGCGCGAGGGGCACATGATGCTGAGGCGGGTGGTTCGCGTACGCGTACACGGTCACGTTTAGGCCAAGCACAAAATGCTGCTGAGGATGATGATTTTGACGCGGATCAATTTATAAATCAGGATGCCGAGTATGGCGAACCTGAAGAACCGCAACCTGATGAACCGCAAATTGAAGAACCGCAACAACCACCACGACGGAGACCGCAACAGCGACCACGACAACCACGACGAGATGCAGCAAATGAGGGTTATGGAGGAGGACCAAGTGATATGTCATTATTAACACAATACGGAAATCATAGGGCGGTTCCGATATGGAATGCAGAACCAGATGATCACGAG GTTTTAAAGAGGACTCTGCGTTGCCAAGCTAGCGGTAAAAAGGTTATAAACATCGTCAAACCGCCTCGTAGTGAGAGGTGGTTTTGGGATCCAATTGAAGCATCAGGATTGGAGCCGCTTACCCGTGTCAATTTTAGCGTACTTGACTATGGGGTTATATGGGCATTTGTTGAAAGATGGCATTCGGTGAACTGA